The Rissa tridactyla isolate bRisTri1 chromosome 1, bRisTri1.patW.cur.20221130, whole genome shotgun sequence DNA segment TGTTGCATGTTATTCTGCCTGTAGTCAGATTTTTGCAGACATTTAATGTTAGGTGAAAAGTAAACAGATTTTTAGCATTGGCTGAACCAGTGTACCTCAAAGGAAATGATGTGTTCAACTTTCTCACTTGTTGAGTAAAAGAAGCTTGCACAGCTTCAGAGCTGCTTACTCATTTTTGCAGTTTTACTGAAAATGGAGTTACATGGCTTTATGTTAGGAAATATTTGAAGGATATAAGAAACATCTGATCTGAAAATCTCTTTCTATTGATAATACACATCTTAGAAATTATAGAAGTGATTTACAGAGTTGGCAATGTTTTTCCGAAGCAGAGTGAATATTTTAACAATTCTCAGTAAACCTGTAAAGGCCCAAATGTTTTTCTAACATTGGTTTTCAAAATGGAACTTGAAAAAGAGCATTTGAAGGCTTAAGCCAGAAATAGAAAGCTCTGACCAGTGTGGGGTTTGTTTGctgaaaaaatatcttgaaaaattATGTCAGCAAGGTtataaatttctttttactgCAATAAAAAGACATTGGAGTATTGTGTTTAATAAAACTTCTTCCTTTCTGATTAATTTTACTacttgtttaacaaaaaaaaagttgtgtccAAGAATTATTATTTTACGTAAGAATACAGAAGAGCACAGTCTACTGGTCACtgtataatttaatataaaaccaaaattgaCTGACCTTTCTCGTTTTCTCACCCCACAGAAGCAAATAGTTCTGGCTTAATATTAAGCATGTATAGTGCTGTAAAATATTGTTGCAGCAATATGATATGGTGATTTTAACCACGGTTCTCTCTCTGCAGGGGGACACAAGCACAAATCCATATGGAGGATGAACCTCCTCCTTCTCAAGGAGTCAGTGTCAAGGTCAGAGTGTGATTTTGTATTGAGAATTCCATACTGCTCTACTCAAAAGGAAATGCTTGGTTGCATTTAGCAGTAGCTTAGTAGATGCTAGTAGCTTTCAAGATAAACAGAACCCCAAAGCTATAGGTAGAAAAATGATACTAGTAAAAGAAATGTTGCCTATATGATCCACAAAATACTAGAAGAGCGatatattcattttaattaagttGAATTGCTCCTTTGGTTTAATTTAGCATTAAGTTCTGAAGTTACATGTTCTGGCCTAATATTTCAACAACATAAACTTGTTAGAATTAACTTTGTAGCATAATTTGAGGCAAAAAACTTCTtcccattttttctcttttatttgctttgaaCACTTTCTGTGTAAAACTTTATCAAACATCATTCAGATTTTGAGCGTAAGGATGATGCCTTTTAAGATGATTCATATAACAAATTAAACTGAATAAACAGCTTTCAAACTGATTGCAGAGGTCAAATGAAGCATACAAGTTTTAGGAATCCTTGAGGTGAAACTGATCCATTTTTGGGTTATGTAGCTGAACCATATGAAATCTCAAATTCTGACTTGCAGACTGATACTTCAAGCTGTTTTTCATATTTTGGGGACAAAATACAATGGAGAAatgtgggaggggagaaaatcTTGAAAGGTGAGAGAATATCTCTTACTGGGTTGAATGTAACTAATAATTCCAGAGACAGGATTTAGATCGTGGATATTTTTTAGTACGATAAAGTTTGTTGTTATTTCTTATGTTAATAAAAATCAGTATCATAAGTGTTTCCTTGGGTGCTTTTTATGAtagtagtttggtttttttccttcagtgcatTATTTTAGTGTTAAGAAATGCTacagtttggggggttttttggtttctttgtttgaaGTTTTTTGTTAATTATGAGGGTAGAACTTGAGTGCTTTGTAGAAGGAGGatacagaaaaaaacttttttatttaagaTGCATGGGTTCTGACCCACTATGCACTTGAAATATGGAGCCCACCTTTTAAAGAAACCCGTATGTTATTCCAGTAAGGGAATCTGTACAGTTGAAGGACACCCTGACTGTCTTTTGAACCCCAGGCTTCATCAAGTCTTGATCAAAAGTGGGATGCAGTTTTGTTGATGCAATTGGGAAGAGTAGTCTGTGGTGCTTTCAGTATTCATTATCATATTTTAAAAGTGCTAAAATCCTCCATAGAATTGATGCTAACCTCTTGACATAAAACAAATTGTTCTGCAAACAGCAGATGAATGAAGCCTGATTCCGTATGGATTCATGTCCTTCATCTCTTACAGCCTTGCTATGTGTCATGGAGGACAGCATTTGCTAGGACTAGCTTGGACCTACTTGCTTGCTGACTTATTTCATAACATACATGTCTGACTGTCCAGCTGCCTACTGCCAAATGGATTCTGTTAGCGGAATCTGCTTCCCTTTCACTTGCAAATTTGGCTGAAATGGTTCAGTTACTTGGTGTGAGAAGGTGGGGAAAGAACTGGTGTGATCAAAACCGCAACTTCTCTTTAGTGAAGATGACaaccctcctttcccttcctcagaaATAGATTATAAAGAAATGTGTGATTAACTGCTATTTCTTTGAAGATTTTAATTCAAGGTTAATTTAGGGTTTATTTCTGTAGTTTCAAATGTGATCTATGTTTCTGTGTACATTTTTTCATAGTAAGTGATACTAATCAAAAAAGCAATACACTTATCACTGACAGAACGTGCTTCAGACTCCAAACTAGAATTTATTCATGTCTTTGTTTCAGTCAGaggtagaaaaaaatgtgttctgtaaCAGATCATTTTGTAAGTCTGCTTCTTGCTAAAAATAAACTAATGCTGTTATGTGGTGAACTACATCATGTCTGTGATAGGCAAAAACTATTCTTACTTACCTTCTGATCTGGCAAGTAATGccgtgttggtttttttatgtccAGAGCCTGCTTTAGTTTCACTGAAGAAAATCGGATGCATGCTCCATGCAAAATTTGCTATTAAATTTTGATACTGCAACAGTTTTCTGATTTATGCTATACTAAAGCAATAGAAATGTAGTGTGAGATTCAGACATTAGATTGACTAGTTTTAATGTCTGGCAAGACCTGTTATTCTTTAACTATAAACTTGTCATTTGTCCTTTGATAAGCTGCAAAATGTtcagttcttttttatttattatatgtcTACTtacataaaatgcaaatattcttaGGAAGTTCCCAAAGATTCAATAATTGTTGAAACACAGAAGTAAATTTCAGAagtaaaggagaaaggaaaaagtttcTCAAGTTTCCATTTTCAATACGTGAAAACAAATGTGTGTATTTTCAAAGGTAAGTATATTCGTGGGCAGAATTTTTTATGGTTTCTTCCTTTAACAGTAATTTTAGCACcagaggaaaagaacaaattattttcatgttttgagTGTATACTTTACACTTTATATTAGAATCCTGTACAGTGAATTCTATAAGCTAGCTGTTATGTTGTGTGAAAATACGAGCTCACCATTTAACTTCTTATATGGTGTTTTTCTCCATGCATATTGATCCTTTCTTTCTATATCGtgatatattttatatgtttattttaatagcttCCCTCCAAGTATTATTCTAGAATTAAAATGCTGGTTTGTTGTCAAAAAAGGAGATGGTGATATTTCTCtaaattttccctttttactgTGCAGAGGTATACATTTCTCTCTGTCTGGGtatttgatataattttttataATATCAGGTCTTGAAGGCAACATTACTATCAGCCCTGAAGATGCTGGATGTTGGGAAATGGCcaattttttctctgtgttccCAAGAAGAGCTCAAGTTAATTCGTCAAGCCTGTGTATTTGGCAGTGCTGGTAATGAAGTGTTGTATGCAACTGAAAATGATGAGGTAATTGCCCAAGAGTGTGTGTGAACATGACATATTTAGTCATTTATGTATCAAGTTATTCTGAAAGCCAGTACCATGATAGTACACCTAGAAAACGCTGCATGCAAAAATGCCTAATCATTTTGATAGCTACTAAAACATTTTCAATTCAAATTACTGGCTTCCTATCACAATCAGAGGATAAAGAGAAGATGGAGTCAGACATTCCTTGAAGGTGcatagtgacaggatgagaggcaatggacacaagctggaagATGGAAAATTCTGATtcagtattaggaaaaaaaattacaatgagaGTGGGTAAATCCTGGAGGGGCAGTGAGATCATTTCCTTGGGGGTGTTCAAGACTCAACTGGACATGGCCTTGAGTCAGCTGATCTATTTAGACGTTTGTTGAGCAGGGGGGTTGACCTTTGGAGGAGGTCCTccattccaacctaaattatgattctgtgatttttttataacAGGTTTTTGTGCTTGGCATGAACTGCAGTGGATGTTTGGGAACAGGTGACATGCAGAGCACTATTGAACCGAGGAGGTTAGATTCTCTATGTGGCAAAAAGATAGCCTGTCTGAGTTATGGAAGTGGCCCTCATGTTGTTCTTGCTACAGAAGGTAAAGTATGATCTGAATATTGCTTTTTCAGATAGTCCACTTTAATTAATCCAGCAGGTCTGGACTAATGTGCAAGGTCTGTGCTGGTAATGTAAGAGAGAGAATTGAGATAGACATTCTGTATATTAAAAGGGATCAGAAGTACCTGGTAATGTCTGTACCCTAGTGATTGTAAATGCTTGGGAACTGCAAAAAGTGTCCAGGCTTGTGTTTCCCTTAAACAGTAGCTTTTTTCTATTGTCAGTTGGAGACAGAATTTTACACTCAGTGGACCATCGGTCTAACTCAGTCAGACATTGCATTCATTCTTAATTTTACTAGCATGCTTCTCAAAATACAGGACATGAATAGTATGTTTAAATAATAAGTAAATAATAGTATATCTATTAATAAGTAATAATACGCTTTTCTTACAAGCATCTTCATGTATATTGTAAAGGAGTGAAAACTTGTTATTTGCATTTTCCAAAGTGAGAAACAGTGCCAGGGCATAGACAAGAAATTGTGATTGATTTTCAGTatcaaagaaatggaaatgggGACTCCTGACTgtcatttcctccttttctctcttctgttgcaCTGTCTCCTTTCTTTTAGCTACATGATTTCCTTTATTAATGTCACGGTGATACTATCCTTTTGGATTTGTGGTCAATGCTATGTGAAGGTGGCATTGGTATGTCCATGGGCTTAAGAACCCCAAagggcatatatatatatatatgaatgtacACTTAAATATGTATATTGTTATTGAATTTGACTTTTCAGTTTTTGTAATTTTGTGTTGTGTGCTCATTACAAAAATAGAGATTTTAAAccagctttttacatttttattgtaGAAGGAGAAGTGTATACATGGGGTCATAATGCTTACAGTCAGTTGGGCAATGGTACAACAAATCATGGTTTCATTCCCTGTCAAGTCTCTACTAACTTGGTGAACAAGAAAGTCATTGAAGTTGCCTGTGGCTCTCATCATTCTATGGTGTTAACATCTGATGGAGAGGTGAGAACAGCTGGAATAGATCTCTCTTTTCTCTTAATGAAATTCATgtgtgtgaaaaacaggaaaacattctGCACCTAGAGCATTAGACCTTGCTTCTCGCCATCCTCAAACAGTGCTGATGCAACACAAATGTTTGATAAAAATGGAAAACCTGTCAGGATCTAGCTGCTTTGAAGTGCATGCAGAACATTGAGTTTTGTGCCACATCTGCTTGAAATAGCAAATTATAGTGTCTTGCCCTGGTAGAGGGCAACCAGTTCCTTCCTATGCTATACTCTATTGTAAATGCTTAATGGCATTAAAGCTGACATTAATATAAATCATATTCATGTAAGGAGTTCTACCCACCAAAGTAAAAAATTTTCTGTCATTTAGTTTGAGGTGCCATTTGTGTCGTTAGCCTTTCTACTTTGTGTTCTGGAAAACTAGCAATGGATTCTTCCGGCATTAATGCAGCTGTCTTGTTGCCTCTTACCTTTGGTTGGAGGAACATAAAAGAAtggaatatataaatattatgaGTGGCCTGTTTTTGATAGAAACAATTAAATTGTACACCTATGTATCTTCCtagatttttaaaggaatacaCCCGCTTGatctcaaaatgtaattttttacgCATAGAGTAAAAAAGTTTCTGTCTTGAATACGTACTTTGAACTGTATGTTGTGTGTCCTTCTTTTATGACAATTTTCTTACAACAGGTATACACGTGGGGTTATAATAACTCAGGCCAAGTTGGATCTGGTTCAACAGCTAATCAACCAATCCCTCGAAGGGTTACCAGCTGCCTACAAAATAAAATAGTAGTTAATATAGCCTGTGGACAGATGTGCTCCATGGCTGTGGTGGAAAATGGAGAGGTAAGAAATTTTAAGTGAATTTTctgactgaattttattttattataatattaTGGGATGTAGATCATTTTAAACCTGTCAGCAATGAGCTACTGCTCAGAAAAGAGGTATACCTTTCCAGACTCCCTCAAATCTACCTGCTTATACTGCTTGTAAAAAATATTGTCACAAATTGTCCTGCATATTCTGACATACTTAAGCACATCTTCCTATCTGTGCTGATTATGGTTTCTTCTTtagaaaggaggaagagtgaaaaagggaaaattgttCACTAGTATTTGGGTTATGGCTTTTTGTTTATGAGATTTATCATAAAATTTAGCGGCTGTTACTTTGTATCAACTCTTAAAGTTGGCTTTGAGTTGAAGGAATTCAGGTATCAAATTTCAAATTTACTGGAAAATACAATTCTGAAGTAAAAATAGCATTGTGAAGGTCAGAAGTTTTTCATAAATTTGGGGATTAAATCATATCAAATCTATATATGTATACTTAGCATTTCAGGCTAGCTTCATTTTCTCATATGTAAGAAATAACTAAGTTTGTGTCACCAATTTACTGATCTTTAGAGCTGGTATTACATTCTGGCAAAACTGAAAGTGGTGATTAATACATTATCCCACTGCTGTCTTTAGCATTCgtagcaaaataaattattgtcTATACTAGAATCTTAAGTATCAAGGGTGTGAGAATAATTAGTGAATGCTgttatgcacatatatatgtgctCATATGTACACACTTTGTctcaagagaaaacagagaaaataaaagtacatGGGATATATTTGTTCTACTGCAGTACCCCTTGAATCCAtctcatacttttttttattgtcattgcAAAGATACAAAGAGGTTGTAGTGCTCTTGTTGTTTTAGTTTCTATGAGCTGAAGATTTTGGGCAACTTACATCCTCTCTAGCTCCATCGCTCTAAGTATTTCAGTTTTAGACCTAAGTAGTTATTGACCGTTTGCAGTAGAACATATGTCACTGAAATTGTCAGAGCtcaatgttttccctttttcttatgCTCAGCATAGAGCTGTTAACAGCCTACTCAAACGGTTGCGCATAGCTTCCAGTTCGTACTTGTTTTAGTGTGTTTTCTGTTAGAGGATTTTTGAATGAGAAACCAGCTCTTTGAGAAGGGGAAGCATTCATGCTGACTTTGCTCTGTGCTGGGAAGCAGCCATATGAATCACTTATTTTGTACTcttcacattaaaaattaaaatattgtagcattatGTAATATGACTCTTGAAGAGCAACATGAATATGGAGGTTTAGAATTTTAGATGAACGTGCAGTTGGTATTTTAACCAGAAGCAGCATACAAAATTTCTGGTACAGAAAAACGTAtatatgtctgtatatatataggtatgtatatatgtacgtTTGTGtaggtatgtatatatgtgtgtttgtgcgTATCTACGTATAAAGTACAGATCCTGAGGTGTGGGGACaggaaatactgaagaaaattattattgTAAGTCTGAAGTAGTTATATTGCTTTCAGAAGAAGTAGATGGTAGCAAACAGTTAAAATCCCTGTCTCTGTTTTTAAGGTCTATGTCTGGGGTTACAATGGCAATGGCCAGCTCGGACTGGGCAGCGTTTGCAACCAGCCAACACCGTGCCGAATAGCAGCTTTGCAAGGCATTCGCGTACAGCGGGTATGTGCGTGTGATGCTCCACGTCACACCCTTCAGGAACGGATGAAAATATGCTAAGGCACATTGTACATTTAAAGGAGATAGTCCTTCATCTCTTTGTTTCAAGTGCCATTTATCAGAATAAAAACATGTATCCTAAAATGGACCTCTGTCAGCAGGGGAGAAACTGTGACCCTATGGAATTCAGTGGGACTTTTGCAATTGACTTCAGTGAGGTCAGGATTTTCCTTAAAGAGGACTAGGCCATTAAacatgtttgattattttttttcctgtgaaacttaacaaaaaataattcctgtcaTTTTAGTAAAGAAGAAAGTCTTCATAGGCTACCCCATTCTTCATTAAGCTCTGTCTTTTGTTTCTGGGAAAATGCTGCAGTTTagcattttgtcttttctggCAGACTGAATATCACTTTTAGAGTTTCGCTCCAGCTGCAGTGACTAACTGGTGTTTGGAGTCTGAACAAATTGTCTTCAACTGCTTTTGGTCAACAGATGGGCTGATTCCATGGTTAGTCTTGCTCTTGGGCGGTTATTACACTCTAGCAAATAGCTTGACTGCCATCAGTGTAACTAGCAAACTGGTAACTTCtttgataatcatagaatcatagaatggttagagttggaagggaccttaaagagaaGAAACATATAAAGCAACTGGAGAACTGATACTGAAAGTTTTTAATTGATTTGTCAAAAATAGAGGATACAATCAGGAAAATAACACATTCTGCTAGAAAACATTGGGTTTGTAACCTAGTGAAAATTTACAAGAGTGTTTTGAACTTTGGACCTTACTTATTACATTTACTCAGGGAAGTTCTGGGTTTtataaatctttttaaataaagtgatagaatcatagaatggtttgggttggaaagggccttaaagataatctagttccaacccccctgccatgggcaggtacaAGTAATTTATTTACATAGGTTTATGTTCAGTTGCTAGGACGTAGACAGTAGCGTTGCTGGTAACAACTGCAGTTGGAGAAGAGCATAATAAAGTGAATattattttctcctgtatttattttcctgtttagaGAGTGAGTGCTCCAGTAAGTTCGATTTAGATGCTATTTCCATCCACTTCGTTTGCTTGATATCAATTAATACCAAGTTGTAGACCTTCAATCAGTAAATAACTTAaggatttatttcatttaaagcaCATCACATGCTTCATGGATGTCAGCGGCCTACATGTATTTATGGCATATCTGCTTTGCAGATTATATAAAGATACGTGAGCTTCTTTTGAAAAAAGTAAATTGGTTATTGATAGCTGTCTAGCTATAATAGGTTATATTAACTCATGCAGAGCAAGGCTGTTGCTGGTAATTTTGCCACTGTGTATCTGCATGTGCAGCAAGTGCTGCATATATAGATTATAGAGGGGATATTCAGGCAACCTGATGTGGGGTACCTGAGGAGGCGGCTCAGCAGGACCGAGTGGGTTTCCACAAGAGGATATGAGCTGACGCAGTTGTGTGCTGCCATCAGGATGGAGAGGTTaatctcttccctctttttcctgGCTGGCTACTCCTGTTGCTTACCTTGTCTGGGCGCTGGTGGTCCTCAGGCCCAGCTGTGGGCAGTTTCCTTGCAGTGATGCCAGTTATCTCAGCAGAGGGTCTGGTGAGCGCTAGCGTtggcacagggaggggacagtTTTGTGTGGCTGGCAGTCAGGGAGGGGAGGAGCGGATAGGGAGACCTCACCTGTTTTTACAGTGGTAAGCTATTCATGTTGGAGCAGTTGCCCATAGAGCAAGGTCAGCGCAAGACAGACGATCtgcctttttctgcattttttctgcatACTGTTCCTATTTGTCATAtagctttccttctttctcagtTTCTAGCTACTCTTGCTGTACTCATGAGATTATCTGGCAGGGTTCCTCACTGATGCATTTGTTCCTCAAAGTCACCAGTCACCTCATCTTCTTTGCTTCCCTTTTTAATAAATTTATCTGTATTTGTAATTTTTGTAATTCTTACACTGGTATAGAATCAATGACATTAATGTATAGCATAACTTGTATCTATCTGTATTAACTTACGGTTACGtacaaatgagatttttctttttattattccttaTAGGTTGCCTGTGGCTATGCACATACGTTAGTGCTAACAGATGAAGGTCAGATTTATGCCTGGGGAGCCAATTCATATGGACAGTTAGGTACTGGGAATAAAAGTAACCAGCCTTACCCTACAACAGTTATTGTGGATAAGGACAGGTAATACTTACAGCCTTGCAGTCAGACATTAGTTGGCATACTCTCAGAAGAGCTACAGAAAATGATGgcatttttaatctattttttggAAGAAATTGCCTATAATTTTTTGCAATGGTTCTTCTGCTAAATGTGAACAGAATTTTCACTGAAAGTACCTGAGTCTGCCCCATAACCAGCTTTGTGAATGAGAAACTGGATGTTCTGAGCCCAAATGTGCTATTTTCTGCTTCGACTCACACTGCACTTTATAGGCCTTAATTGCAGTTTCTCTTCAGGGGTGTAATTTCATTGTTTGAAGTCAACAATAAAAGCTTTATTGTCTCTGAATATAAATCGTATTTTAATATGCTACTTTTGACAAGAAGTACACACATAAAAAGTGAAGAGTGGACATCTGCAATTTGTGTTATTTCTGCTATTAAATCCGACTCATAAtctgggagagagggagaaagggaggagttCGTTTTTGGTATTGATGCCTGAAAATTAAACTTAGATTTTtacaagttaaatatttttctctaagtTCTTGATGTGTAGTGGGGCAGCTAATGTAATGTACTATTGCTAATGTAAAGCCGTGCATATGTGTGACCAGAAATTTGAATCTATTCCTTACTACTGAGGTCTTGATTTTGGCCTCCTGTTGTGAATAATAAGAAAAGTGAGATGTCCCTCTTAAACTTGTGTCTGTATACTTTATTGTAAGGAAGAGGCAACTCCTCTCTGGTGATGAGACACGACCTGTTTTTGAATGTTGctatatttttatgtgtgttttttgcttttgcttaaaaTGTAACTGAATTTTTTCCAGACACTTTGGCTGCAGTTAAAATGTTACCACATTTCAATACAAGTTTTAATGTTGTattctgcctttcccttttgTTGGCCAGAATATGCATTCCTGCTGTCAGTGACAATGTTACCTCACAAAGGCCTGCAAGATTTGTACATACAGCTTTAAACAAGTTGTTTCCCAGCTATTTTCCCCAGGCAGCTGGGAAAAGAAGTAAACAAGCAGTGGTTCAGACTGCAAAACAGTGGATTGTGTAATGATGTCGTACACAGTGGAAGTTATGAAATCCTAAATCAACTTTAGGATTAGTGAGATAGCCTAACGTAGCTAAAATACACAAATACACTTAGAAACAGCTTTTAGTGCTGTTTGGTTCtagtttttaattttcaaaatgaaagtctGTGAGTAATAATACTTGTATGAGTAATGacacttcagtattttaattGAAAGAAGTATGTTTAAATTGTTGGCTTATAACTGTTACCAATAGGCAAGCAGGAAAAAGGTTTTCATTAACTTTCAATTATACACCAAAatgcaaattcctttttttttttttttttttttttggaaacacctcttcatttccttcttcaTCTTCTCCGAGTACCCGTTCTCTACAGCTTTGCGCAGCCACTTGCCTCACTGCTCACCACCACCGAGGACATTCAGAGCCTTGAAACTCATCATAGCTTTGTTTGAGGGAGCCGAGGGGGTCAGTAGAGCATGTGCTGCAGCGGAtacactgctctgctgcagctgtgtcTCCTCACTCCCAAGATGCCTTTTCACTGAGAACCTTTCTGAGTGCACGCTATTTGAAGAAACATTGATAGCCCTTTTAATTTTGCTGCGTATGATCAGAAAACATTCTTGCCATTGTAAGTGCATGCACGCTTACAAAAAAGTTTTGCACTAGAGAAAGACAGGAAGTAGTGAGCTTCTTCACTGCATTTTGTTCTTAT contains these protein-coding regions:
- the RCBTB2 gene encoding RCC1 and BTB domain-containing protein 2 isoform X3 yields the protein MEDEPPPSQGVSVKVLKATLLSALKMLDVGKWPIFSLCSQEELKLIRQACVFGSAGNEVLYATENDEVFVLGMNCSGCLGTGDMQSTIEPRRLDSLCGKKIACLSYGSGPHVVLATEEGEVYTWGHNAYSQLGNGTTNHGFIPCQVSTNLVNKKVIEVACGSHHSMVLTSDGEVYTWGYNNSGQVGSGSTANQPIPRRVTSCLQNKIVVNIACGQMCSMAVVENGEVACGYAHTLVLTDEGQIYAWGANSYGQLGTGNKSNQPYPTTVIVDKDRVIEIAACHSAHTSAAKTQSGQVYMWGQCRGQSVILPHLTHFSCTDDVFACFATPAVMWRLLSVEPDDHLTVAQSLKKEFDNPETADLKFLVDGKYIHVHKVLLKIRCEHFRSILNNDDEIIEMSEFSYPVYRAFLEYLYTDNIRLPPEDAIGLLDLATLYRENRLKKLCQQTIKHGICEENAIALLSAAVKYEAQDLEEFCFRFCINHLTVITQTQGFAEMDHDLLKNFISKASRVGAFRN
- the RCBTB2 gene encoding RCC1 and BTB domain-containing protein 2 isoform X1; this translates as MEDEPPPSQGVSVKVLKATLLSALKMLDVGKWPIFSLCSQEELKLIRQACVFGSAGNEVLYATENDEVFVLGMNCSGCLGTGDMQSTIEPRRLDSLCGKKIACLSYGSGPHVVLATEEGEVYTWGHNAYSQLGNGTTNHGFIPCQVSTNLVNKKVIEVACGSHHSMVLTSDGEVYTWGYNNSGQVGSGSTANQPIPRRVTSCLQNKIVVNIACGQMCSMAVVENGEVYVWGYNGNGQLGLGSVCNQPTPCRIAALQGIRVQRVACGYAHTLVLTDEGQIYAWGANSYGQLGTGNKSNQPYPTTVIVDKDRVIEIAACHSAHTSAAKTQSGQVYMWGQCRGQSVILPHLTHFSCTDDVFACFATPAVMWRLLSVEPDDHLTVAQSLKKEFDNPETADLKFLVDGKYIHVHKVLLKIRCEHFRSILNNDDEIIEMSEFSYPVYRAFLEYLYTDNIRLPPEDAIGLLDLATLYRENRLKKLCQQTIKHGICEENAIALLSAAVKYEAQDLEEFCFRFCINHLTVITQTQGFAEMDHDLLKNFISKASRVGAFRN
- the RCBTB2 gene encoding RCC1 and BTB domain-containing protein 2 isoform X2, which gives rise to MCVFSKVLKATLLSALKMLDVGKWPIFSLCSQEELKLIRQACVFGSAGNEVLYATENDEVFVLGMNCSGCLGTGDMQSTIEPRRLDSLCGKKIACLSYGSGPHVVLATEEGEVYTWGHNAYSQLGNGTTNHGFIPCQVSTNLVNKKVIEVACGSHHSMVLTSDGEVYTWGYNNSGQVGSGSTANQPIPRRVTSCLQNKIVVNIACGQMCSMAVVENGEVYVWGYNGNGQLGLGSVCNQPTPCRIAALQGIRVQRVACGYAHTLVLTDEGQIYAWGANSYGQLGTGNKSNQPYPTTVIVDKDRVIEIAACHSAHTSAAKTQSGQVYMWGQCRGQSVILPHLTHFSCTDDVFACFATPAVMWRLLSVEPDDHLTVAQSLKKEFDNPETADLKFLVDGKYIHVHKVLLKIRCEHFRSILNNDDEIIEMSEFSYPVYRAFLEYLYTDNIRLPPEDAIGLLDLATLYRENRLKKLCQQTIKHGICEENAIALLSAAVKYEAQDLEEFCFRFCINHLTVITQTQGFAEMDHDLLKNFISKASRVGAFRN
- the RCBTB2 gene encoding RCC1 and BTB domain-containing protein 2 isoform X4 → MEDEPPPSQGVSVKVLKATLLSALKMLDVGKWPIFSLCSQEELKLIRQACVFGSAGNEVLYATENDEVFVLGMNCSGCLGTGDMQSTIEPRRLDSLCGKKIACLSYGSGPHVVLATEEGEVYTWGHNAYSQLGNGTTNHGFIPCQVSTNLVNKKVIEVACGSHHSMVLTSDGEVYTWGYNNSGQVGSGSTANQPIPRRVTSCLQNKIVVNIACGQMCSMAVVENGEVYVWGYNGNGQLGLGSVCNQPTPCRIAALQGIRVQRVACGYAHTLVLTDEGQIYAWGANSYGQLEPDDHLTVAQSLKKEFDNPETADLKFLVDGKYIHVHKVLLKIRCEHFRSILNNDDEIIEMSEFSYPVYRAFLEYLYTDNIRLPPEDAIGLLDLATLYRENRLKKLCQQTIKHGICEENAIALLSAAVKYEAQDLEEFCFRFCINHLTVITQTQGFAEMDHDLLKNFISKASRVGAFRN